The genomic stretch AACCCGCGTAGCCGCAACGACCGTGACGCACGTGCGGTGCGTGAAGCGGTTGCTCTCCGCGGCACATTGCAGGTCAGCCAGCCAGCGCTCGGCCTCTGCTTGCGATACAGTGCCCAACGCCAGCGCGGGTGCGATGTACTTCTGTCGATAGCGGTGCTCTGTCGCCGCGGTCCAGCCCGTTCGCTCGTTCAAGAGACGCGTCTGCGCCACCACCCGAAGCCCAGCCTTCGCAGCCCACCCCGCCAGCCAGAGCCCAGCCTGCCCTTGGGCGAAATGGGCCACGCGGGCGGCCACGAGACGTTTCGTGACCTCCGGGTCGCCCCCCTCGATGACCGCCGATCCGTAGTCCGGCTCCACCATCACGATGCGCCCTCCCGGCCGCGTGACGCGCTTCATCTCGACCACGGATGCGTAGGCGTCATCGATGTGAAGCAATGTCCGCATGACGCGACACGCGTCGAAGAAGCCATCTTCAAACGGCAGATGGGTGGCCTCGGCGCGCACGAACCGTGCCGCGCACGCAACTTGCTCACGCGCCCTGCACTGTGACGCTTCGAGCATGACCTGGCTGCGATCGACGCCCACCGCCTCGCCCGTCGAACCGACCACGGCCGCCATCTCCATCACGTGTCGACCCACGCCGCACCCGACCTCGAGCGCACGGTTCCCCGGACGCAGCCCGAGCCACGCGAGGCTCTGCGCTGCCAATGCTCGCTGAAAGTCAGAGGCCCCGGTAGAATCGAGGCGCTCGACATAGACCGACGGGTTCGGAGAGTCGTCAACGTCGACGTAGCCAGATGGGGCGAGAGGGCCTCTGCCAGTGACAGCGGTGTCAGGGTCGGCCATCACGCCCAGCTCCGCGCCCGTTGAGCACGAGCTCACATCTCTCGGACATCGAGCAGACCGCTCTCGCGCAGGTCTTCGAGGAAGGCGGTCACGTCGGCCGTGCAGACCTCTGGTGTCACCTCGAACTCGTCAATGAGACGAGCACAGAGATCTGCCACCCGAACGGGCTCGGTCAGCAGCTCCCAC from Pseudomonadota bacterium encodes the following:
- a CDS encoding methyltransferase domain-containing protein, with the translated sequence MSSCSTGAELGVMADPDTAVTGRGPLAPSGYVDVDDSPNPSVYVERLDSTGASDFQRALAAQSLAWLGLRPGNRALEVGCGVGRHVMEMAAVVGSTGEAVGVDRSQVMLEASQCRAREQVACAARFVRAEATHLPFEDGFFDACRVMRTLLHIDDAYASVVEMKRVTRPGGRIVMVEPDYGSAVIEGGDPEVTKRLVAARVAHFAQGQAGLWLAGWAAKAGLRVVAQTRLLNERTGWTAATEHRYRQKYIAPALALGTVSQAEAERWLADLQCAAESNRFTHRTCVTVVAATRV
- a CDS encoding PqqD family protein — protein: MTLSLESQVSRRTDVLTSNVGDETVMLDVERGFYYGLDPVATRVWELLTEPVRVADLCARLIDEFEVTPEVCTADVTAFLEDLRESGLLDVREM